The genomic stretch CAAGTCCCTCTTCCAATTGAAATTGCAAATCCTGCATAACGATTGTATGTAATTCCCCTTTTGCCAAAAGCCTAGTCGTCGGTATCGATAGATCAGTACGGCTGGCTATATAAATATGAATATGTACAGGCAAATGCTCCAACAGATAAACCAACGAACGATGTATAGCAGGCAGCTCAATGAACTGATAATCGTCAAGAATGATTACCAGTTCGCTGGTTATCGCATTTAATTCGTTAAGCAGCGCTATAAGTGTGGGTACTGAAGAAACCGAGTGCCCCTTCTCTAGTTCAAGCCAGACCGATTTTCCGAAATCAGGTATCTTCTGCTCAATGGATGCTGTTACGTAACTCCAAAACTGAACCCAATCATTATCCAGCTGATCTATCGAAATCCAAGCAGCAGGTACGCTGCTTTGTTTCACCCATTCACTTAACGCCGTTGTCTTTCCGTAACCAGCCTGCGCAGAAATAAATGTCAATTTAGCCTTCAAACCTGCATTAAACTTTTCAATCAAACTAGGCCGCGAAACTAAGGAGATGCGAGCTTGTGGGATGTGAAGTTTGGTGCTTAAAATCACAAGAATCAGCTCCGTATGTTTACAATATGTATCTATTACGTATTTTAACAGAAATCACTATAATACTTCACCGTTTTTTCCTGCGAAAATTCACCGTTTACCTCTTACTTTTTGTACGAATCATAATTGTCTTTATAGACGATAAATGATATCGAGGTGTAATATCAGAGGTATTAAATAATGAAGAACAGCAAACATTATATTATCTCCTAACGCGTCTGCGATTTCCACTCACCTGTAAGGTGATTTTGTTCTTCTATCATTTGACTAATCAAGTTATAAAGAGGAGGAAATATCATGCCTATCATTTCTGGACACCATCACATTTCGATGCTTACAAAAAATGCTCAAATAAACAATCATTTTTATCAACAAATACTAGGGCTGCGTAGAGTGAAAAAGACGGTCAATCAAGATAATCCTTTCATGTATCACCTCTTTTACGGGGATTTAACGGGCAGCGCAGGAACAGAGCTTTCTTTTTTTGAAATGCCTATGGCAGGAAGTACCGTTCGCGGCACAAATGCAATTACACAAATTGGTTTGCTAGTTCCGTCCATAGAAAGTCTCACCTATTGGAAAAAACGCTTTGAGGCATTAGATGTAAAGCATGATGAACTCACAAGTTATGCCGACCGGGATGCTTTGCACTTTGAAGACTCCGAAGGCTTGCGAATGATTCTGTTAAATAATAACGGTGACGTGGTTCCTGAAAACTGGTCAGCTTGGGAACAATCCACTGCTCCGCAAAAGCACCGAATACTAGGAATGGGTCCAGTCGAAATGACCGTTCACTCTTTAGAGAGCTTAGCGAATACGCTAAAAGATATGTTTGGTTATGTAGAAGCTTCCCGCACGGATAAAGAAGCCATTTATCAGTCCGTTGCCGGACAGTCATTTGGGGAGATTGTCATCAAGCAAGAGGAAGGTCCTAATGAGAAGCCAGGAAAAGGCAGTATTCATCATTTAGCAATCCGTGTTAAAAACGAAACCGAGCTGCGCTATTGGGATGAAGCAGTAAAAAAACATGGCTTTCACTCCACAGGGATTGTGGAGCGGTTTTACTTTCAAAGCTTATATTTCCGTGAGTCAAACGGTATTTTATTTGAAATAGCGACAGATGGCCCTGGCTTTACAGCAGATTCAACGGTCGAGGAGCTCGGTAAAGCACTGGATTTGCCACCGTTTTTAGAAGAACGGCGTGCAGAAATTGAAGCAAGACTAACACCTCTTGACTAATTGATAAAAAAGAACATTTAAATTAACATGAACAAAATTAGCTTTCTGCGAGTAAACCAAGATAATGCTATAATATGAAATGTTAAGTCTATTTAATAATTGCTCAAAGGGGATTAAAAACATGAATCTTATTTATTCAGGAAAAACAAAAGATGTATATGAGCTGGAAAATGGCGATTACCTGCTGAAGTTTAAGGATGATGTTACAGGAGAGAATGGTGTATTTGATCCAGGCGCTAACACAGTCGGTTTAGTGATGGAAGGTGCTGGCCGTGCGGGACTAAGCTTAACGAAGTTCTTTTTCGAGAAGCTGAAGACTGCGGGTATTCCCACTCATTACATAGATGCTAATATTGAGGAAGCAACCATGACTGTAGCTCCTGCTACTGTATTCGGAAAAGGCCTTGAAGTCATATGTCGTTATCGGGCAGTAGGCAGCTTCCTACGTCGATATGGCTTATATGCACAAGAAGGACAATCGTTGGATGCATTCGTAGAAGTGACGCTTAAGGACGACGATCGACTTGATCCGCCAATTAGTAAGTCTGCCCTTGAGATGCTGGGTATATTGTCAGCAGAGGAGTATGCTACGCTTGAGAAGCTAACGAAGGAAATTAGTCAGGTCGTGAAGGACGAGCTCGCTAAGAAGGGTATCGAGCTTTATGATATTAAATTGGAATTTGGCCGGATTAATAAAGATGGACAGGTTGTACTTATTGATGAAATTTCTGGCGGTAATATGAGAGCATACAAGGACGGAGTCTACATTGAACCGCTAGCTTTGGAGAAACTGATGTTGGCGGCTGACTGAATCATTTGAAATGATGACGATACCTAATAAAGTAATTTAAGGGCACCCAATTGGGTGCCCTTTCATTAGCATCGAA from Paenibacillus sp. FSL H8-0548 encodes the following:
- a CDS encoding ring-cleaving dioxygenase — protein: MPIISGHHHISMLTKNAQINNHFYQQILGLRRVKKTVNQDNPFMYHLFYGDLTGSAGTELSFFEMPMAGSTVRGTNAITQIGLLVPSIESLTYWKKRFEALDVKHDELTSYADRDALHFEDSEGLRMILLNNNGDVVPENWSAWEQSTAPQKHRILGMGPVEMTVHSLESLANTLKDMFGYVEASRTDKEAIYQSVAGQSFGEIVIKQEEGPNEKPGKGSIHHLAIRVKNETELRYWDEAVKKHGFHSTGIVERFYFQSLYFRESNGILFEIATDGPGFTADSTVEELGKALDLPPFLEERRAEIEARLTPLD
- a CDS encoding phosphoribosylaminoimidazolesuccinocarboxamide synthase, translated to MNLIYSGKTKDVYELENGDYLLKFKDDVTGENGVFDPGANTVGLVMEGAGRAGLSLTKFFFEKLKTAGIPTHYIDANIEEATMTVAPATVFGKGLEVICRYRAVGSFLRRYGLYAQEGQSLDAFVEVTLKDDDRLDPPISKSALEMLGILSAEEYATLEKLTKEISQVVKDELAKKGIELYDIKLEFGRINKDGQVVLIDEISGGNMRAYKDGVYIEPLALEKLMLAAD